From one Rosa rugosa chromosome 4, drRosRugo1.1, whole genome shotgun sequence genomic stretch:
- the LOC133706911 gene encoding TMV resistance protein N-like isoform X2, whose amino-acid sequence MKAMGTKVLPVFYDVDPNEVRRQTEGHFGKAFEKHQKRYKVEPDKVKRWKDALFHVGNLSGWHLQDGYESKVIQEIVQNIFTELNQLIPISEGLIGMDSHLNEILSYLDIGSPDVRIIGICGMGGIGKTTIAQVVFERVQAQFEGCSFLENIREEAEKQGAIHLQKQLLLNFLKCNVNVQTTKMGKDIIRRRLCTKRVLLILDDVDQEEQLEVLCNRTWFGPGSRIILTSRDEHLLSAFGVDKVYKVNPLTAAEALELFGMKAFKKDQLVGEDFLELSKEFLKYADGLPLAIKVLGSSVHGKNVKLWSSALDRLKSNPQKKIINVFKVSFDGLEETEKKIFLDIACFFKGWYIDQVTRILQGTDHCPDIDIEVLVNKSLVTLFGRKLLMHDLIQELGWEIVRQECREEPGKRSRLWLPNEIIRVLDRSKVTSAIQSIYLQCPTGDDVDHSIDNAFSNMDKLRLLKISNLKCTENIRYLSNELQYLEWDECPLDSFPLDFQPDKLVELHMYLSRIKQLWRGKKGCSMLRLINLWGSQYLMSTPDFTEVPELEVLVLRNCSSLVEVHPSLGFLKKLRCLDMTNCKSIESLPPFTSLESLEKLWLSLCSGLKKFPEIEGNMKSLLELYVDGTSIEELPPSIERLTGLTMLDMTDCKNLLHLPINIGCLTSLKSLYLTGCSKIDEIPENLNGMKCLEKLLIGRTSIRELSFIVGMKNLQSLSCRGCKCLVSESCKALASLSNLIELDLSYCNLMDGAFLNDFGSLISLTLLDLSGNCFARLPESISQLSKLDTLHLRNCGQLQVLPKKLPLSLHNVFAEGCTSLTDYPNQIKVLNSWESGVTTVNSINSSELGVSQSYLMSVIPSKEGGSPELHVTYKHTVGKQVDHYLQAETNLLFSTVQMPFCSDFIGIFPKDEIPEWFSTISTRNPISISIPHQNLADDNEWKGFAACAIFSVKGHTALTLIEPDPDFLNYSCQVTLETDVMRLEPKVLEMELRPLGSSSHLLVIFFLSSWKFPQWGLNRSTVVRATFETTNPSMVVQKCGIRLVYEQDAGWHSRVFGEDDPICLNEVEDDAFVLESGWLSQYLEWEKFIPPLEEESTLVLIKNLDRRDPRTPLEKYFELHSRKYRNWDWSDPRVAYCAFKRVEISKLKWFMPFINQGNSAEIQLPLNVFDDDNWLGFAVYVQLSHDQYPNISHGSTTIDSEDVVLNFRLDSDVAWHGLFDLNMHLSFEIREPSVLDTTWFLYLPRTKVCSRMWRQCQLARITMWFSRPCLAVHSCALRLQFKEDVEHLVETLTLAELP is encoded by the exons ATGAAAGCCATGGGAACAAAAGTCCTTCCAGTGTTCTACGACGTTGATCCGAATGAGGTACGAAGACAAACAGAGGGTCACTTTGGGAAAGCATTTGAGAAGCATCAAAAGCGGTATAAAGTGGAACCAGACAAAGTAAAGAGGTGGAAAGACGCTCTTTTTCATGTAGGCAATCTCTCTGGATGGCATCTGCAAGATGG GTACGAATCCAAAGTCATTCAAGAAATTGTTCAAAACATTTTCACCGAGTTAAATCAATTAATCCCAATATCTGAGGGTTTAATTGGGATGGATTCTCATCTGAATGAAATACTTTCGTACTTAGACATTGGGAGTCCTGATGTTCGGATCATAGGGATTTGTGGGATGGGTGGTATCGGTAAGACGACTATTGCACAAGTGGTTTTTGAAAGGGTACAAGCTCAGTTTGAAGGTTGCAGCTTTCTTGAGAATATTAGAGAGGAAGCAGAAAAGCAAGGTGCAATTCATTTACAAAAGCAACTTCTTTTGAACTTTCTGAAATGTAATGTAAATGTACAGACCACTAAAATGGGAAAAGATATAATCAGACGTAGACTATGTACTAAAAGGGTTCTTCTCATTCTTGATGATGTGGATCAAGAAGAACAATTGGAAGTATTGTGTAATCGCACTTGGTTTGGTCCAGGGAGTAGGATCATATTAACATCAAGAGATGAACACTTGCTCAGTGCATTTGGAGTGGATAAAGTATACAAGGTGAATCCATTAACTGCTGCCGAAGCTCTTGAGCTCTTTGGTATGAAAGCCTTTAAGAAAGACCAGCTGGTTGGGGAAGATTTTCTCGAGCTATCCAAGGAATTTTTGAAATATGCTGACGGCCTTCCATTAGCTATTAAAGTTTTGGGTTCCTCTGTTCATGGTAAAAATGTAAAATTGTGGTCTAGTGCACTGGACAGACTAAAATCCAatcctcaaaaaaaaattatcaatgtTTTTAAAGTTAGTTTTGATGGATTAGAAGAAAccgaaaagaaaatatttttggaCATCGCATGTTTCTTTAAAGGATGGTATATAGATCAGGTAACAAGAATACTACAAGGTACTGACCACTGTCCGGACATTGATATAGAGGTTCTGGTAAATAAATCTTTGGTAACTCTGTTTGGAAGAAAATTGTTGATGCATGACTTGATACAAGAATTGGGTTGGGAAATTGTTCGTCAAGAATGCCGTGAAGAGCCTGGAAAGCGTAGCAGGTTGTGGCTTCCAAATGAAATCATCCGTGTACTTGATCGGAGTAAG GTTACGAGTGCAATTCAAAGCATATACCTCCAATGTCCAACAGGAGACGATGTTGATCACTCAATTGATAATGCCTTCTCAAATATGGACAAATTGAGATTGCTCAAGATTTCGAATTTGAAGTGTACCGAAAACATCAGATACCTTTCTAATGAGTTACAGTATCTGGAATGGGATGAATGTCCTTTGGATTCTTTCCCATTAGACTTTCAACCGGATAAACTTGTTGAACTTCACATGTATCTTAGCCGCATCAAACAACTATGGAGGGGAAAAAAA GGATGTAGCATGCTACGGCTTATTAATCTGTGGGGTTCACAATACTTGATGTCAACTCCAGACTTCACTGAGGTTCCTGAACTTGAAGTGTTAGTGCTTCGAAATTGCTCAAGCTTGGTGGAGGTTCACCCGTCTCTTGGATTTCTGAAGAAACTTCGCTGTTTGGATATGACAAATTGCAAGTCTATTGAGAGCCTTCCACCTTTCACTAGCTTGGAATCCCTTGAAAAATTATGGCTTTCACTCTGTTCAGGATTGAAGAAGTTTCCAGAAATTGAAGGAAATATGAAAAGCTTGCTGGAGCTTTATGTGGATGGGACCAGCATTGAGGAATTGCCTCCATCAATTGAACGCTTGACTGGTCTTACCATGTTGGATATGACAGACTGTAAAAACCTTTTGCATCTTCCCATTAACATTGGGTGCTTGACATCTTTAAAAAGTCTCTATCTGACAGGTTGCTCAAAAATTGATGAGATACCCGAGAATCTGAATGGTATGAAATGTCTGGAGAAGCTTCTCATTGGTCGAACTTCCATAAGGGAGTTATCTTTCATTGTAGGCATGAAAAATCTACAGTCTCTATCCTGCCGAGGATGTAAATGTCTAGTTTCAGAATCATGCAAAGCTCTGGCTTCGTTATCGAATTTGATAGAGCTAGACTTGAGTTATTGCAATCTGATGGATGGAGCATTTCTCAATGATTTTGGCAGCCTAATCTCCTTAACATTGTTAGATTTGAGTGGTAATTGCTTTGCCCGATTACCTGAAAGTATCTCTCAACTCTCAAAGCTCGACACTCTGCACTTGAGGAATTGCGGACAGCTTCAAGTGCTGCCCAAGAAGCTTCCGTTAAGTCTTCATAACGTGTTTGCAGAAGGATGTACTTCATTGACGGATtacccaaatcaaatcaaagtATTGAATTCATGGGAGTCGGGAGTGACTACTGTCAATTCCATCAATTCTTCAGAACTCGGAGTCTCACAAAGTTACCTAATGTCGGTGATTCCAAGTAAGGAGGGAGGATCTCCAGAGCTGCATGTGACATATAAGCATACAGTGGGCAAACAAGTTGATCATTATTTGCAAGCGGAGACAAATCTTTTGTTTTCTACGGTGCAGATGCCTTTCTGCTCAGATTTCATTGGCATATTTCCTAAAGATGAAATTCCAGAGTGGTTCAGCACTATATCTACCAGAAATCCCATATCAATCTCGATACCTCATCAAAATCTGGCAGATGATAACGAGTGGAAGGGATTTGCCGCGTGTGCTATATTCTCAGTCAAGGGGCATACTGCTCTCACCCTTATTGAACCGGATCCTGATTTTCTTAATTACTCGTGTCAAGTCACATTGGAAACTGATGTTATGCGTCTGGAACCCAAAGTGTTGGAAATGGAATTACGCCCTCTTGGATCAAGTTCTCATCTGCTTGTGATTTTCTTTTTATCTAGTTGGAAGTTTCCACAGTGGGGGTTAAATCGATCAACTGTAGTGAGGGCTACATTTGAAACCACCAATCCATCCATGGTGGTCCAGAAATGTGGAATTCGTCTAGTCTATGAGCAAGATGCTGGATGGCATTCCAGAGTATTCGGGGAAGATGATCCGATTTGTCTGAATGAAGTTGAGGACGACGCCTTTGTATTGGAGTCTGGCTGGCTTAGTCAATATTTGGAATG GGAGAAATTCATTCCACCCTTGGAAGAAGAATCCACACTTGTGCTGATAAAGAACCTTGATAGAAGGGATCCCAGAACCCCACTGGAAAAATACTTTGAATTGCACTCACGAAAATATAGAAattgg GACTGGTCTGACCCTCGTGTTGCTTATTGTGCCTTCAAGAGAGTTGAAATCTCCAAGTTGAAATGGTTCATGCCTTTTATCAACCAAGGCAACTCTGCAGAAATCCAACTGCCTTTAAATGTGTTCGATGATGATAATTGGTTGGGGTTTGCAGTATATGTTCAGTTGTCCCATGACCAATATCCAAACATTAGTCATGGCAGTACCACTATCGATTCAGAGGATGTTGTGCTTAATTTTCGTCTGGACTCTGATGTTGCTTGGCACGGGTTATTTGATCTCAACATGCATTTAAGTTTTGAGATTAGAGAGCCATCGGTATTAGATACGACTTGGTTCCTTTATTTACCGCGCACTAAAGTCTGTAGTAGGATGTGGAGGCAATGCCAATTGGCCAGGATAACTATGTGGTTCTCTAGACCATGCTTAGCAGTGCATAGTTGTGCCCTTCGTCTACAATTTAAGGAGGACGTTGAACATCTTGTAGAAACACTGACCCTCGCGGAATTACCTTGA
- the LOC133706911 gene encoding TMV resistance protein N-like isoform X1 codes for MAFPVRLMLLSSICPLVFFSAFFFCGFISLGLYLLFFFSTVSICCCLLGFSLLHGQRPATLLIHTTSVNTNTNIIPSSSSSSPPTGKFMYDVFLSFRGKDTRKNFTDHLYTALKQKGISTFRDDEELERGESIGPNLLKAIEESRYVVVVFSRNYADSAWCLDEIAKVADCMKAMGTKVLPVFYDVDPNEVRRQTEGHFGKAFEKHQKRYKVEPDKVKRWKDALFHVGNLSGWHLQDGYESKVIQEIVQNIFTELNQLIPISEGLIGMDSHLNEILSYLDIGSPDVRIIGICGMGGIGKTTIAQVVFERVQAQFEGCSFLENIREEAEKQGAIHLQKQLLLNFLKCNVNVQTTKMGKDIIRRRLCTKRVLLILDDVDQEEQLEVLCNRTWFGPGSRIILTSRDEHLLSAFGVDKVYKVNPLTAAEALELFGMKAFKKDQLVGEDFLELSKEFLKYADGLPLAIKVLGSSVHGKNVKLWSSALDRLKSNPQKKIINVFKVSFDGLEETEKKIFLDIACFFKGWYIDQVTRILQGTDHCPDIDIEVLVNKSLVTLFGRKLLMHDLIQELGWEIVRQECREEPGKRSRLWLPNEIIRVLDRSKVTSAIQSIYLQCPTGDDVDHSIDNAFSNMDKLRLLKISNLKCTENIRYLSNELQYLEWDECPLDSFPLDFQPDKLVELHMYLSRIKQLWRGKKGCSMLRLINLWGSQYLMSTPDFTEVPELEVLVLRNCSSLVEVHPSLGFLKKLRCLDMTNCKSIESLPPFTSLESLEKLWLSLCSGLKKFPEIEGNMKSLLELYVDGTSIEELPPSIERLTGLTMLDMTDCKNLLHLPINIGCLTSLKSLYLTGCSKIDEIPENLNGMKCLEKLLIGRTSIRELSFIVGMKNLQSLSCRGCKCLVSESCKALASLSNLIELDLSYCNLMDGAFLNDFGSLISLTLLDLSGNCFARLPESISQLSKLDTLHLRNCGQLQVLPKKLPLSLHNVFAEGCTSLTDYPNQIKVLNSWESGVTTVNSINSSELGVSQSYLMSVIPSKEGGSPELHVTYKHTVGKQVDHYLQAETNLLFSTVQMPFCSDFIGIFPKDEIPEWFSTISTRNPISISIPHQNLADDNEWKGFAACAIFSVKGHTALTLIEPDPDFLNYSCQVTLETDVMRLEPKVLEMELRPLGSSSHLLVIFFLSSWKFPQWGLNRSTVVRATFETTNPSMVVQKCGIRLVYEQDAGWHSRVFGEDDPICLNEVEDDAFVLESGWLSQYLEWEKFIPPLEEESTLVLIKNLDRRDPRTPLEKYFELHSRKYRNWDWSDPRVAYCAFKRVEISKLKWFMPFINQGNSAEIQLPLNVFDDDNWLGFAVYVQLSHDQYPNISHGSTTIDSEDVVLNFRLDSDVAWHGLFDLNMHLSFEIREPSVLDTTWFLYLPRTKVCSRMWRQCQLARITMWFSRPCLAVHSCALRLQFKEDVEHLVETLTLAELP; via the exons ATGGCCTTCCCTGTCAGGCTTATGCTTTTGTCTTCCATTTGCCCGCTAGTTTTTTTCTCTGCTTTTTTTTTCTGTGGATTTATCTCTTTAGGGTTGTACCTGTTGTTCTTCTTCTCCACTGTTTCTATTTGCTGTTGCCTTTTGGGATTCAGTCTACTCCATGGACAGAGACCAGCAACACTACTGATCCACACTACTTCAGTTAACACCAATACAAATAtaattccttcttcttcttcttcttctccaccaaCCGGTAAATTTATGTACGATGTGTTCCTCAGTTTCAGAGGTAAAGATACCCGCAAAAATTTCACGGATCATCTTTATACTGCTCTCAAACAGAAAGGTATATCCACTTTTAGAGATGATGAAGAACTCGAGAGGGGGGAATCGATTGGTCCAAATCTCTTGAAAGCAATCGAAGAATCAAGATATGTGGTTGTTGTTTTCTCACGAAACTACGCCGATTCTGCATGGTGCTTGGATGAGATTGCCAAGGTCGCCGATTGCATGAAAGCCATGGGAACAAAAGTCCTTCCAGTGTTCTACGACGTTGATCCGAATGAGGTACGAAGACAAACAGAGGGTCACTTTGGGAAAGCATTTGAGAAGCATCAAAAGCGGTATAAAGTGGAACCAGACAAAGTAAAGAGGTGGAAAGACGCTCTTTTTCATGTAGGCAATCTCTCTGGATGGCATCTGCAAGATGG GTACGAATCCAAAGTCATTCAAGAAATTGTTCAAAACATTTTCACCGAGTTAAATCAATTAATCCCAATATCTGAGGGTTTAATTGGGATGGATTCTCATCTGAATGAAATACTTTCGTACTTAGACATTGGGAGTCCTGATGTTCGGATCATAGGGATTTGTGGGATGGGTGGTATCGGTAAGACGACTATTGCACAAGTGGTTTTTGAAAGGGTACAAGCTCAGTTTGAAGGTTGCAGCTTTCTTGAGAATATTAGAGAGGAAGCAGAAAAGCAAGGTGCAATTCATTTACAAAAGCAACTTCTTTTGAACTTTCTGAAATGTAATGTAAATGTACAGACCACTAAAATGGGAAAAGATATAATCAGACGTAGACTATGTACTAAAAGGGTTCTTCTCATTCTTGATGATGTGGATCAAGAAGAACAATTGGAAGTATTGTGTAATCGCACTTGGTTTGGTCCAGGGAGTAGGATCATATTAACATCAAGAGATGAACACTTGCTCAGTGCATTTGGAGTGGATAAAGTATACAAGGTGAATCCATTAACTGCTGCCGAAGCTCTTGAGCTCTTTGGTATGAAAGCCTTTAAGAAAGACCAGCTGGTTGGGGAAGATTTTCTCGAGCTATCCAAGGAATTTTTGAAATATGCTGACGGCCTTCCATTAGCTATTAAAGTTTTGGGTTCCTCTGTTCATGGTAAAAATGTAAAATTGTGGTCTAGTGCACTGGACAGACTAAAATCCAatcctcaaaaaaaaattatcaatgtTTTTAAAGTTAGTTTTGATGGATTAGAAGAAAccgaaaagaaaatatttttggaCATCGCATGTTTCTTTAAAGGATGGTATATAGATCAGGTAACAAGAATACTACAAGGTACTGACCACTGTCCGGACATTGATATAGAGGTTCTGGTAAATAAATCTTTGGTAACTCTGTTTGGAAGAAAATTGTTGATGCATGACTTGATACAAGAATTGGGTTGGGAAATTGTTCGTCAAGAATGCCGTGAAGAGCCTGGAAAGCGTAGCAGGTTGTGGCTTCCAAATGAAATCATCCGTGTACTTGATCGGAGTAAG GTTACGAGTGCAATTCAAAGCATATACCTCCAATGTCCAACAGGAGACGATGTTGATCACTCAATTGATAATGCCTTCTCAAATATGGACAAATTGAGATTGCTCAAGATTTCGAATTTGAAGTGTACCGAAAACATCAGATACCTTTCTAATGAGTTACAGTATCTGGAATGGGATGAATGTCCTTTGGATTCTTTCCCATTAGACTTTCAACCGGATAAACTTGTTGAACTTCACATGTATCTTAGCCGCATCAAACAACTATGGAGGGGAAAAAAA GGATGTAGCATGCTACGGCTTATTAATCTGTGGGGTTCACAATACTTGATGTCAACTCCAGACTTCACTGAGGTTCCTGAACTTGAAGTGTTAGTGCTTCGAAATTGCTCAAGCTTGGTGGAGGTTCACCCGTCTCTTGGATTTCTGAAGAAACTTCGCTGTTTGGATATGACAAATTGCAAGTCTATTGAGAGCCTTCCACCTTTCACTAGCTTGGAATCCCTTGAAAAATTATGGCTTTCACTCTGTTCAGGATTGAAGAAGTTTCCAGAAATTGAAGGAAATATGAAAAGCTTGCTGGAGCTTTATGTGGATGGGACCAGCATTGAGGAATTGCCTCCATCAATTGAACGCTTGACTGGTCTTACCATGTTGGATATGACAGACTGTAAAAACCTTTTGCATCTTCCCATTAACATTGGGTGCTTGACATCTTTAAAAAGTCTCTATCTGACAGGTTGCTCAAAAATTGATGAGATACCCGAGAATCTGAATGGTATGAAATGTCTGGAGAAGCTTCTCATTGGTCGAACTTCCATAAGGGAGTTATCTTTCATTGTAGGCATGAAAAATCTACAGTCTCTATCCTGCCGAGGATGTAAATGTCTAGTTTCAGAATCATGCAAAGCTCTGGCTTCGTTATCGAATTTGATAGAGCTAGACTTGAGTTATTGCAATCTGATGGATGGAGCATTTCTCAATGATTTTGGCAGCCTAATCTCCTTAACATTGTTAGATTTGAGTGGTAATTGCTTTGCCCGATTACCTGAAAGTATCTCTCAACTCTCAAAGCTCGACACTCTGCACTTGAGGAATTGCGGACAGCTTCAAGTGCTGCCCAAGAAGCTTCCGTTAAGTCTTCATAACGTGTTTGCAGAAGGATGTACTTCATTGACGGATtacccaaatcaaatcaaagtATTGAATTCATGGGAGTCGGGAGTGACTACTGTCAATTCCATCAATTCTTCAGAACTCGGAGTCTCACAAAGTTACCTAATGTCGGTGATTCCAAGTAAGGAGGGAGGATCTCCAGAGCTGCATGTGACATATAAGCATACAGTGGGCAAACAAGTTGATCATTATTTGCAAGCGGAGACAAATCTTTTGTTTTCTACGGTGCAGATGCCTTTCTGCTCAGATTTCATTGGCATATTTCCTAAAGATGAAATTCCAGAGTGGTTCAGCACTATATCTACCAGAAATCCCATATCAATCTCGATACCTCATCAAAATCTGGCAGATGATAACGAGTGGAAGGGATTTGCCGCGTGTGCTATATTCTCAGTCAAGGGGCATACTGCTCTCACCCTTATTGAACCGGATCCTGATTTTCTTAATTACTCGTGTCAAGTCACATTGGAAACTGATGTTATGCGTCTGGAACCCAAAGTGTTGGAAATGGAATTACGCCCTCTTGGATCAAGTTCTCATCTGCTTGTGATTTTCTTTTTATCTAGTTGGAAGTTTCCACAGTGGGGGTTAAATCGATCAACTGTAGTGAGGGCTACATTTGAAACCACCAATCCATCCATGGTGGTCCAGAAATGTGGAATTCGTCTAGTCTATGAGCAAGATGCTGGATGGCATTCCAGAGTATTCGGGGAAGATGATCCGATTTGTCTGAATGAAGTTGAGGACGACGCCTTTGTATTGGAGTCTGGCTGGCTTAGTCAATATTTGGAATG GGAGAAATTCATTCCACCCTTGGAAGAAGAATCCACACTTGTGCTGATAAAGAACCTTGATAGAAGGGATCCCAGAACCCCACTGGAAAAATACTTTGAATTGCACTCACGAAAATATAGAAattgg GACTGGTCTGACCCTCGTGTTGCTTATTGTGCCTTCAAGAGAGTTGAAATCTCCAAGTTGAAATGGTTCATGCCTTTTATCAACCAAGGCAACTCTGCAGAAATCCAACTGCCTTTAAATGTGTTCGATGATGATAATTGGTTGGGGTTTGCAGTATATGTTCAGTTGTCCCATGACCAATATCCAAACATTAGTCATGGCAGTACCACTATCGATTCAGAGGATGTTGTGCTTAATTTTCGTCTGGACTCTGATGTTGCTTGGCACGGGTTATTTGATCTCAACATGCATTTAAGTTTTGAGATTAGAGAGCCATCGGTATTAGATACGACTTGGTTCCTTTATTTACCGCGCACTAAAGTCTGTAGTAGGATGTGGAGGCAATGCCAATTGGCCAGGATAACTATGTGGTTCTCTAGACCATGCTTAGCAGTGCATAGTTGTGCCCTTCGTCTACAATTTAAGGAGGACGTTGAACATCTTGTAGAAACACTGACCCTCGCGGAATTACCTTGA